A section of the Osmia lignaria lignaria isolate PbOS001 chromosome 3, iyOsmLign1, whole genome shotgun sequence genome encodes:
- the osp gene encoding myosin phosphatase Rho interacting protein outspread isoform X4, with amino-acid sequence MSGGTAGVRGTGAECRKFAPNIFNKSKCSSCFKQKEEHSAEALECNRATRKISKCGYLFVAPGWDFSNPLNRTKRWQRRWFVLYDDGELTYSVDEHGRHKRNATFPGGQTTILQVTPTIRSNTPNPPRPRFNSCRSEPRSNTWIPESSVSTDLCPSVFSSTPSLVTNSVVTTVSSGNMSNGASTESNNDRRTNNSSPLRTSAPLENGGSSYLSSVSSTSPMNGNVASAVYSTTSTGNISTTTTNSSSLTEKPPIVPNEGRSSYRDQPASSASPPTRDKLRAEDKARRRMNQHGERTSIGSGTACSSEKLDDDACRRILLEHEREREGKLRDIAASLTQPRARRIKPRTSEPTRDVVDAANAAYQDKFIRGDPDGCGLDISGIRYSPTSELRVDLPAEDLLNIKKGWLMKQALNKEWNKHWFVLRGCGLMYYRDPCAEDKGIMDGVIDLNTVTAVTPLQVARNYGFQTVAWDDRGSTVLSAVTAGIRDSWMTAIRRAANLPDPDSNVDSLTVCQDSQQDNTPQSPTASITDRERDSVVPSTSVTPRSVLFSSDEEYRTASEGGRRESGDWSEVAVSPPLVRNGDWASGLKSSSWSDSANHEWSELPPSPPLTRTALSRVKARSRSSSRSRVYKRSRSSPPSSRRSTLDSVRSEDLMMACCELGEDEEQSNGHLQSNSCLSSGNENPLIVELLENQVSLLRGQLDQNESHPSTLLVIIERQENEIESLKSQLNAARADVASAEKELSRLRQQKAEASIREKQVEELLGTIQRTEQQRNKDMDDLEKMKKIYNRDKEVLECKLLETEAILRETSERCEMLTKELASSHRTVEHLQTEIASLSNRLSQGIEENDRLYTKVRELEEKGGLSASRERGRSFDSLSDLTNIELDLDLNSLDKERIMEEYEELRSRFEKAIQEIRAMRKELREAHAMQDALELEIFAHKQDAISVNETNQAQIQLMAARIQDLTNKLAASEKQVRTLKQKLTKAESRDKRRSLSLKGRESFQISQEMEDKLVDLENKICAIERGKSIVGTPVSTGSSSKESSPNPKKEKRRDIKNLDRSRLRRKSLDSATSSEPMKVLIRLSTLETKVANVTENMASDAEKDSSECSEVSGSSTSEVSLEIIARLKKLERVVSKSKRRLEKCLGSTQAEDKAEKCLREVNDILDSCLECKKNQASAQATESIGVVVSRLETILKDKFTELTKRRQTMAQNGQLDEREKMKLIAERVAFEFIVLRQIKRAIGRTYDRSAVLSELVETSQLASSLMRKIHGTKPKTYQNTSYIQYLTKVLANKLVLVGGVNATETSNELSAARSESFNFLLQKQREVNEIVRRYKETKLSQLAEALAVETLSMSDKEDLGKQQVSNSSKKLLEDRRIREAWALAQETVSKELVQAEVSHVIMRCGQMYEQNVTSISDVCLNFDAAENVTLESWIDASQARLRQEIDLSTRELSDAYEDCLRLLKRNKSTVESKYESRQLLTDYADVIAHKALIDARIGLLQENTRQLTSFPGETFVSSLIRNDDLLSCLFADDYDFQSNPILDAEYSYLYQQFSKECEDRISGKRGSKEQLKNVGQSLLSLEDDLMELSKRVREKSCENVADSNIVWPKTITVTDWSNVCDKCSQLREQIKKLSEYMNRVTCKQCEQLQETIQRITAEHKEELESLKRNQERDLMDIKGELDNQRQSLTSQYEQEAASLREKARKLEHRLNAMDSEHSAHVNELRAAYQRSMSAELDTDAETRKRYKEEIKQLRALCEKGLLAMENSHRRIISEMEEKHRQELENLRVEKEQALSEETQATLAALDAMRKAHEHEVQKEIAKFKQEFIKQMQAREDIGVLHKEHEEEMEEIKQEILSLSAKYSSKCVESAALEEKVGSLTKQLAQAQQHIMQLDVRNKQLRAHLVLETNDGAINDTMQMLRGKENDIAEPREDIHRLQQLKHGDGPRDTCGVTSKSPTLSSPHRVRSSQEPLARASSEEQRLTSERPKSSMSTLQKSTTDKPAAFSYKLERIKSVSLPYSSNLVSRPAGSSGGVQSHDRKETAGLGQKGQERNGLASPLWDSLRPRSGLPHQYQGGTAEMRVDSAGSRWQDNNKNEKQQQHAEAFLRANNPHTSRFTPEPSALSVAGPFSSLPIKTKLMRSPAVRWSSRSCRSLPPTPTPNYHHPLHPPLPAVGMVAERKKRFEL; translated from the exons GGTCGGCATAAACGGAATGCCACGTTCCCTGGTGGACAGACTACAATTCTTCAGGTCACTCCAACCATCCGAA GCAATACTCCGAATCCACCGAGACCACGTTTCAACAGTTGTCGCTCGGAGCCCCGAAGCAACACGTGGATACCGGAATCGAGCGTCTCGACGGACCTCTGTCCTTCCGTTTTCTCCTCGACACCGTCCCTGGTGACGAACAGCGTGGTAACAACAGTGAGCAGCGGGAACATGAGCAACGGTGCTAGCACAGAATCCAACAACGATCGTCGAACGAATAATTCGTCGCCTCTGAGGACCTCTGCACCCTTGGAGAACGGTGGCTCCTCTTATCTCTCCTCCGTTTCTTCGACTTCTCCTATGAACGGAAACGTGGCCAGCGCTGTTTATTCCACCACGTCGACCGGTAATatctccaccaccaccaccaacaGCTCGTCGTTAACGGAGAAGCCTCCGATCGTTCCCAACGAGGGTAGATCCAGCTACAGGGATCAACCGGCCAGCAGCGCGTCCCCTCCGACCAGGGACAAACTGAGAGCAGAGGACAAGGCCAGGCGTAGGATGAATCAGCATGGGGAACGAACGAGTATCGGCAGCGGGACCGCCTGTTCCAGCGAGAAACTAG ACGACGACGCCTGTCGAAGAATACTTTTGGAGcacgagagggaaagagaaggaaaactgCGAGACATCGCGGCTTCTTTGACCCAGCCACGCGCGAGGAGGATCAAGCCTAGAACTTCCGAACCGACTAGAGACGTGGTTGACGCAGCAAACGCAGCTTACCAGGATAAATTc ATCAGAGGAGATCCCGATGGATGCGGCCTAGATATTTCAGGTATCAGGTACTCTCCTACCTCTGAATTAAGGGTAGATTTACCCGCGGAGGATTTGTTGAACATCAAGAAAGGATGGTTGATGAAGCAGGCGCTGAACAAG GAATGGAACAAGCACTGGTTCGTATTGCGAGGCTGCGGTCTCATGTACTACCGGGATCCTTGCGCGGAAGATAAGGGTATCATGGACGGCGTGATAGATCTGAATACCGTTACCGCCGTTACGCCCCTTCAGGTCGCAAGAAATTATGGATTCCAGACTGTG GCGTGGGACGATCGAGGGTCTACCGTGCTGTCCGCGGTGACGGCTGGTATACGAGATAGCTGGATGACGGCAATTCGAAGGGCTGCCAATTTGCCTGATCCAGATAGTAACGTTGATTCTCTAACGGTTTGTCAGGACAGTCAACAGGATAACACTCCACAATCACCGACCGC ATCCATCACAGATCGCGAGAGGGACTCGGTCGTACCCTCGACCTCCGTTACACCACGTTCCGTTCTCTTTTCCTCCGACGAGGAGTACAGAACGGCGTCAGAGGGTGGCAGAAGAGAGTCGGGCGACTGGTCGGAAGTGGCAGTTTCGCCGCCGTTAGTGAGGAACGGTGACTGGGCCAGCGGATTAAAGAGTTCCAGCTGGTCGGATTCCGCGAACCACGAATGGTCGGAGCTGCCCCCGTCGCCACCTTTGACGAGAACCGCGTTGTCGCGGGTGAAAGCCAGATCCAGATCGAGTTCGAGGTCCAGGGTGTACAAGAGAAGTCGCAGCTCTCCACCGAGTTCCAGGAGAAGCACCTTGGACAGCGTGAGGTCGGAGGACCTGATGATGGCATGCTGCGAACTCGGAGAAGACGAGGAGCAGAGCAACGGTCATCTGCAGAGCAACAGCTGTCTATCGAGCGGCAACGAGAATCCTTTGATCGTCGAACTGTTGGAGAACCAGGTGTCTTTGCTACGCGGTCAGCTGGATCAGAATGAATCGCACCCAAGCACGCTACTAGTCATTATCGAGCGTCAGGAGAACGAGATCGAGAGTCTAAAATCGCAGTTGAACGCCGCGCGAGCCGACGTCGCGAGCGCTGAGAAAGAGTTGTCCAGGTTGAGGCAACAGAAGGCTGAGGCCTCCATCAGGGAGAAACAGGTGGAGGAATTGTTAGGCACGATTCAGAGGACGGAACAGCAGAGGAACAAGGACATGGACGATCtggagaagatgaagaagatatACAACAGGGATAAAGAGGTGCTGGAGTGCAAGTTATTGGAGACGGAAGCAATCCTCAGGGAGACCAGCGAACGGTGTGAAATGCTGACGAAAGAACTCGCGTCCAGTCACAGGACCGTCGAGCATCTGCAGACTGAGATTGCTTCCTTGAGCAATAGACTGTCGCAAG GAATCGAGGAGAACGATCGTTTGTACACCAAGGTCAGAGAGTTGGAAGAGAAGGGAGGACTATCAGCTTCGAGAGAACGTGGAAGGAGCTTCGACTCGCTCAGCGACTTGACGAACATCGAGCTGGATCTGGACTTGAATTCGTTGGATAAAGAAAG GATTATGGAAGAGTACGAGGAGCTTCGAAGTCGTTTCGAGAAGGCTATCCAAGAGATCCGCGCGATGCGCAAGGAACTTCGGGAAGCGCACGCGATGCAGGACGCGTTGGAGCTGGAGATCTTTGCGCATAAACAGGACGCGATCAGCGTGAACGAGACGAATCAAGCTCAGATACAGCTGATGGCGGCGAGGATTCAAGATCTGACGAATAAACTAGCTGCCAGTGAGAAGCAAGTGAGAACGCTGAAGCAGAAGCTGACGAAAGCCGAGAGCAGAGACAAGAGGAGATCGTTGTCGTTGAAGGGTCGCGAGTCCTTTCAGATCTCTCAGGAGATGGAGGACAAGCTGGTGGACCTGGAGAACAAAATCTGCGCGATCGAACGTGGTAAGAGCATCGTTGGCACGCCCGTGTCGACCGGTAGCAGCTCGAAGGAATCGAGTCCTAATCcaaagaaagagaagaggagagaCATTAAGAACCTGGATCGTAGCAGGCTACGAAGAAAGTCGTTGGATAGCGCGACCAGTTCTGAACCAATGAAAGTGTTGATCAGATTGAGCACGTTGGAAACGAAGGTGGCAAACGTGACGGAGAACATGGCCAGCGACGCTGAGAAGGATTCCAGCGAGTGCAGCGAAGTGAGCGGATCGTCTACCAGCGAGGTATCGTTGGAGATCATAGCGAGGCTGAAGAAATTAGAGCGAGTAGTGTCAAAGTCGAAGAGGAGGCTGGAGAAGTGTTTAGGTTCGACGCAGGCGGAGGACAAAGCGGAAAAGTGTTTGCGCGAGGTGAACGACATCCTGGACTCGTGTTTAGAATGTAAGAAAAATCAAGCTAGCGCTCAAGCGACCGAGTCAATAGGCGTAGTGGTATCTAGACTAGAGACTATACTTAAAGATAAATTCACCGAACTCACGAAGAGGCGGCAGACGATGGCGCAGAACGGTCAGCTGGACGAGAGAGAGAAGATGAAGCTGATCGCCGAGAGGGTGGCGTTCGAGTTTATCGTTCTGAGGCAGATCAAACGAGCGATCGGTCGTACGTACGATAGGAGTGCCGTTCTCAGTGAATTGGTCGAAACTAGTCAGCTTGCCTCAAGCTTAATGCGTAAGATTCACGGAACTAAGCCCAAAACGTACCAAAACACCAGTTACATTCAGTATCTTACTAAAGTGTTAGCGAATAAGTTAGTACTAGTAGGCGGCGTGAACGCGACAGAAACGTCGAACGAACTTTCCGCTGCTCGTAGCGAGAGTTTCAACTTCTTGCTGCAGAAGCAACGCGAGGTGAACGAGATCGTGCGGCGATACAAAGAGACGAAACTTAGCCAGCTCGCCGAGGCACTGGCCGTTGAAACGTTGAGCATGTCCGACAAGGAGGATCTCGGGAAACAACAGGTGAGCAATTCGAGCAAAAAGTTGCTGGAAGATCGACGTATTCGCGAGGCTTGGGCGTTGGCCCAAGAGACGGTCAGCAAGGAGCTCGTTCAGGCGGAAGTGTCGCACGTGATCATGCGTTGCGGTCAGATGTACGAGCAGAACGTCACCAGCATCAGCGACGTTTGCCTGAATTTCGACGCTGCGGAAAACGTCACGTTGGAGTCTTGGATAGACGCGAGCCAAGCGAGATTGCGACAAGAAATCGATCTTTCCACCCGCGAACTGTCGGACGCGTACGAAGATTGTCTTCGCCTGTTGAAGAGGAACAAGTCGACGGTAGAGAGCAAGTACGAATCGCGACAGCTGTTGACGGACTACGCGGACGTGATCGCGCACAAAGCTTTAATCGATGCCAGAATCGGCCTTCTTCAGGAGAACACCAGACAATTGACAAGCTTCCCTGGGGAGACTTTCGTATCTAGTCTAATCCGAAACGACGACCTTCTTTCCTGTCTGTTCGCGGACGATTACGATTTCCAAAGCAATCCGATTCTCGACGCCGAGTACAGTTACCTTTACCAACAATTTAGCAAGGAGTGCGAGGATAGGATATCCGGCAAGCGTGGCTCGAAGGAACAGTTGAAGAACGTCGGTCAGAGTTTGCTCAGCTTGGAGGATGATCTGATGGAGTTGAGCAAACGCGTACGAGAGAAATCGTGCGAGAACGTTGCCGATAGCAATATCGTTTGGCCAAAAACGATCACCGTCACCGATTGGTCGAACGTCTGCGACAAGTGTTCGCAGTTGCGCGAGCAAATCAAGAAGCTAAGCGAGTACATGAATCGCGTTACTTGCAAACAGTGCGAACAGTTGCAAGAGACCATTCAGAGGATAACCGCGGAGCACAAGGAGGAACTGGAGAGCCTGAAACGCAACCAGGAACGGGATCTGATGGACATCAAGGGAGAGCTAGACAACCAGAGGCAATCTTTAACCTCCCAATACGAGCAAGAGGCTGCCAGTCTCCGAGAGAAGGCGAGAAAATTGGAACACCGACTGAACGCCATGGATTCCGAGCATTCCGCTCACGTGAACGAACTGAGGGCCGCCTATCAGAGATCCATGAGCGCGGAACTGGACACCGATGCGGAGACGAGAAAGAGATACAAGGAGGAGATCAAACAGCTGCGAGCCCTTTGCGAGAAAGGTTTGCTGGCGATGGAGAACTCTCACAGACGGATCATTTCGGAGATGGAAGAGAAACATCGACAGGAATTGGAGAACTTGAGGGTGGAGAAGGAACAAGCTTTATCAGAGGAGACTCAGGCTACTCTGGCGGCGTTGGATGCTATGAGAAAGGCGCACGAACACGAGGTGCAGAAGGAAATAGCCAAGTTCAAGCAGGAGTTCATCAAACAGATGCAAGCACGCGAGGACATTGGCGTGCTTCATAAGGAACACGA GgaagaaatggaagaaattAAGCAGGAGATACTTTCGTTATCAGCTAAATATTCCTCCAAGTGTGTAGAGTCTGCAGCCTTAGAAGAAAAAGTTGGTTCTCTTACAAAGCAGCTTGCCCAAGCGCAACAGCACATCATGCAACTGGACGTACGAAATAAACAACTAAGGGCTCATTTGGTGCTGGAAACGAACGATGGCGCGATCAACGACACCATGCAAATGTTAAGGGGCAAGGAGAACGATATAGCTGAACCGAGAGAGGATATCCACAGACTGCAACAATTGAAG CATGGGGACGGCCCTCGTGATACGTGCGGTGTGACATCGAAATCGCCAACGCTAAGTTCGCCGCACCGTGTACGGAGTAGTCAGGAGCCGCTGGCACGTGCGAGTAGCGAGGAGCAGAGATTGACGAGCGAACGGCCTAAAAGCTCGATGTCCACGTTGCAAAAGAGCACAACGGACAAACCGGCCGCGTTCTCCTACAAACTTGAACGCATTAAGTCGGTGTCGTTGCCTTACTCGAGTAACTTGGTTAGTAGACCGGCGGGTAGTTCCGGCGGCGTTCAGTCGCACGATAGGAAAGAGACGGCGGGCTTAGGGCAAAAGGGCCAAGAGCGTAACGGTCTGGCCTCGCCGCTGTGGGACAGCCTGAGACCAAGGAGCGGACTGCCCCATCAGTATCAAG GTGGCACAGCAGAGATGCGAGTCGACAGCGCTGGCAGCCGGTGGCAGGACaacaacaaaaatgaaaagcaGCAACAACACGCGGAGGCATTCCTCCGTGCCAACAATCCTCACACGTCCCGCTTCACCCCGGAACCCTCAGCTCTCTCCGTTGCAGGTCCGTTCTCTTCTTTGCCAATTAAGACAA AGCTGATGAGGTCTCCAGCAGTGAGGTGGTCCAGCAGAAGTTGTCGCAGTTTGCCTCCAACACCTACGCCTAATTACCATCACCCGCTCCACCCCCCACTGCCAGCGGTGGGCATGGTCGCCGAGAGGAAGAAGCGTTTTGAACTCTAA